Proteins from a genomic interval of Lelliottia amnigena:
- the uvrD gene encoding DNA helicase II — MDVSYLLDSLNDKQREAVAATRTNMLVLAGAGSGKTRVLVHRIAWLQSVENCSPYSIMAVTFTNKAAAEMRHRITQLMGTSQGGMWVGTFHGLAHRLLRAHHMDANLPQDFQILDSEDQLRLLKRLIKAMNLDEKQWPPRQAMWYINGQKDEGLRPHHIQSFGNPVEQTWQKVYQAYQEACDRAGLVDFAELLLRAHELWLNKPHILQHYRERFTNILVDEFQDTNNIQYAWIRMLAGDTGKVMIVGDDDQSIYGWRGAQVENIQRFLNDFPGAETIRLEQNYRSTNNILSAANALIENNNGRLGKKLWTDGVDGEPISLYCAFNELDEARFVVNRIKTWQDNGGALEKCAILYRSNAQSRVLEEALLQVSMPYRIYGGMRFFERQEIKDALSYLRLIANRNDDAAFERVVNTPTRGIGDRTLDVVRQAARERQLTLWQSCRELLQEKALAGRAASALQRFIELIDALAQETADMPLHVQTDRVVKDSGLRMMYEQEKGEKGQTRIENLEELVTATRQFSYNEEDEDLMPLQAFLSHAALEAGEGQADTWQDAVQLMTLHSAKGLEFPQVFIVGMEEGMFPSQMSLDEGGRLEEERRLAYVGVTRAMEKLTLTYAETRRLYGKEVYHRPSRFIGELPEACVEEVRLRASISRPVNHQRMGTPISENDTGYKLGQRVRHSKFGEGTIVNLEGSGEHSRLQVAFQGQGIKWLVAAYARLENV; from the coding sequence ATGGACGTTTCTTACCTGCTCGACAGCCTTAATGACAAACAACGTGAAGCGGTCGCCGCGACGCGGACCAATATGCTGGTGCTGGCAGGGGCGGGCAGTGGTAAGACGCGTGTTCTGGTACACCGCATCGCGTGGTTGCAGAGTGTAGAAAACTGCTCGCCGTATTCCATCATGGCCGTGACGTTTACCAACAAAGCGGCGGCGGAGATGCGCCATCGTATTACCCAACTGATGGGCACCAGCCAGGGCGGCATGTGGGTGGGCACGTTCCACGGGCTGGCGCACCGGCTGCTGCGTGCGCACCATATGGACGCGAATCTGCCACAGGATTTCCAGATCCTCGACAGCGAAGACCAGCTGCGATTGCTGAAACGTCTGATTAAGGCGATGAACCTTGACGAGAAGCAATGGCCGCCGCGTCAGGCGATGTGGTACATCAACGGTCAAAAAGACGAAGGGCTGCGCCCGCACCATATTCAAAGCTTTGGCAATCCGGTTGAGCAAACCTGGCAGAAGGTTTACCAGGCCTATCAGGAAGCATGCGATCGCGCGGGTCTGGTGGATTTTGCCGAGCTGCTGCTGCGCGCGCATGAGCTGTGGCTGAACAAGCCGCACATTCTTCAGCATTACCGCGAACGCTTCACCAATATCCTCGTGGATGAGTTCCAGGATACCAACAACATTCAGTACGCGTGGATCCGCATGCTGGCGGGTGACACCGGTAAAGTTATGATCGTGGGCGATGATGACCAGTCGATTTACGGCTGGCGTGGCGCACAGGTCGAAAATATTCAGCGTTTCCTTAATGATTTCCCCGGCGCAGAAACCATTCGTCTGGAGCAAAACTACCGCTCGACGAATAATATTTTGAGCGCCGCCAACGCCCTGATTGAGAACAACAACGGGCGTCTGGGCAAAAAACTGTGGACCGATGGCGTCGACGGCGAACCGATTTCACTCTACTGCGCGTTCAACGAGCTGGATGAAGCCCGTTTTGTAGTCAATCGCATTAAAACCTGGCAGGACAACGGCGGCGCGCTGGAAAAATGCGCCATTCTCTATCGCAGTAACGCCCAGTCGCGCGTGCTCGAAGAGGCGCTGTTGCAGGTCAGCATGCCGTACCGCATTTACGGCGGCATGCGCTTCTTCGAACGCCAGGAGATCAAAGATGCGCTCTCGTATTTGCGCCTGATTGCTAACCGTAACGACGATGCGGCGTTTGAGCGTGTCGTGAATACCCCGACGCGCGGAATCGGCGATCGCACCCTGGACGTGGTGCGTCAGGCTGCCCGTGAGCGCCAGCTCACGCTGTGGCAATCCTGCCGTGAGCTATTGCAGGAAAAAGCGCTAGCCGGGCGCGCAGCCAGCGCGTTACAGCGCTTTATTGAACTGATTGACGCCCTGGCGCAAGAAACCGCCGATATGCCGCTACACGTTCAGACGGACCGCGTGGTGAAGGACTCGGGGCTGCGCATGATGTATGAGCAGGAAAAAGGCGAAAAGGGTCAGACGCGTATCGAGAACTTAGAGGAACTGGTGACGGCAACGCGCCAGTTCAGCTACAACGAAGAAGACGAAGATTTGATGCCGCTGCAGGCGTTCCTCTCCCACGCAGCGCTGGAAGCGGGCGAAGGGCAAGCGGATACCTGGCAGGATGCGGTTCAGCTGATGACGCTGCACTCCGCCAAAGGGCTGGAGTTCCCGCAGGTGTTTATTGTCGGGATGGAGGAGGGGATGTTCCCGAGCCAGATGTCGCTGGATGAGGGCGGACGTCTGGAAGAGGAGCGCCGTCTTGCCTATGTTGGCGTGACGCGTGCAATGGAAAAGCTGACGCTGACCTATGCGGAAACACGTCGTCTGTATGGCAAAGAGGTGTATCACCGTCCGTCACGCTTTATCGGCGAGCTGCCGGAAGCCTGCGTTGAAGAGGTGCGCCTGCGCGCCAGCATCAGCCGTCCGGTTAACCATCAGCGGATGGGAACGCCGATCTCGGAAAATGATACCGGCTACAAGCTGGGTCAGCGCGTCCGCCATTCGAAATTTGGCGAGGGTACCATTGTGAATCTGGAAGGGAGTGGCGAACACAGTCGCCTGCAGGTGGCGTTCCAGGGACAGGGCATCAAATGGCTGGTCGCCGCTTATGCGCGTCTGGAAAATGTGTAA
- the yfnB gene encoding flavin mononucleotide phosphatase codes for MRFYRPLGQISALTFDLDDTLYDNRQVILRTEQEALAFVQNYHPSLKTLQNTDFQRLRQALRETEPDIYHDVTEWRRRAVEQAMINAGLTAAEAALGAEASMANFAKWRSRIDVPQETHDTLAKLAEKWPLVAITNGNAQPELFGLGDYFTFVFRAGPHGRSKPFSDMYHLAAEKLDLPLGEILHVGGDLTTDVAGAIRCGMQACWIKPENADLMHTIDSRLLPHVEISRLASLTTLI; via the coding sequence ATGCGTTTTTACCGCCCATTAGGTCAGATTTCTGCGCTGACTTTTGATCTTGATGACACGCTTTATGACAACCGCCAGGTGATTTTACGCACCGAGCAGGAAGCGCTGGCGTTTGTGCAAAATTACCATCCATCCTTAAAAACACTGCAAAACACCGATTTTCAGCGTTTGCGGCAGGCCTTGCGCGAGACGGAGCCGGACATTTATCACGACGTGACCGAATGGCGTCGTCGTGCAGTGGAACAGGCGATGATCAATGCGGGGCTTACGGCAGCTGAAGCCGCGCTGGGCGCGGAAGCATCCATGGCCAATTTTGCCAAATGGCGCAGCCGAATCGACGTGCCGCAAGAGACGCATGACACGCTGGCGAAACTGGCCGAAAAATGGCCGCTGGTGGCGATCACGAATGGCAACGCCCAGCCAGAGCTGTTTGGGCTTGGCGACTATTTTACCTTCGTCTTCCGCGCGGGTCCGCACGGGCGTTCAAAACCGTTTAGCGATATGTATCATCTGGCGGCAGAAAAATTGGATTTGCCGCTGGGCGAAATCCTGCACGTTGGCGGCGATCTGACGACCGATGTTGCCGGGGCGATCCGCTGCGGCATGCAAGCCTGCTGGATCAAACCCGAAAACGCTGACCTGATGCACACCATCGACAGCCGCCTGTTGCCGCACGTAGAAATTTCGCGGTTGGCATCCCTCACCACGCTGATATAA
- the xerC_3 gene encoding site-specific tyrosine recombinase XerC, translating to MTDAPLSLFVARFLRYLGVERQLSPITLLNYQRQLDAIMQLAEEIGLKSWPLCDAATVRAFVVRSRRKGLGPASLALRLSALRSFFDWLVSQGELKANPAKGISTPKAPRHLPKNIDVDDVNRLLNIDLNDPLAVRDRAMLEVMYGAGLRLSELVNLDLKHLDLDTGEVWVMGKGSKERRLPIGRNAVAWIEHWLDLRGLFGAEENALFLSKLGKRISARNVQKRFAEWGIKQGLNSHVHPHKLRHSFATHMLESSGDLRGVQELLGHANLSTTQIYTHLDFQHLASVYDSAHPRAKRGK from the coding sequence ATGACGGACGCTCCTCTTAGCCTCTTCGTTGCGCGTTTTCTGCGTTATCTGGGCGTTGAACGCCAGCTCAGCCCAATTACGCTGCTGAACTATCAGCGTCAGCTGGATGCGATAATGCAACTGGCGGAAGAGATCGGCCTCAAAAGCTGGCCGCTTTGCGATGCCGCGACCGTACGCGCGTTTGTTGTGCGCAGTCGTCGTAAAGGTCTGGGTCCGGCGAGCCTGGCGCTACGTCTTTCGGCATTGCGCAGTTTCTTCGACTGGCTGGTAAGCCAGGGCGAACTCAAAGCCAATCCGGCAAAAGGCATATCTACTCCCAAAGCCCCGCGTCATCTGCCGAAAAACATCGACGTTGATGATGTGAATCGCCTGCTTAATATCGATCTTAACGATCCGCTGGCCGTGCGCGATCGCGCCATGCTGGAAGTGATGTACGGCGCGGGATTACGTCTGTCAGAACTGGTGAATTTAGATCTGAAACACCTCGATTTGGATACCGGCGAAGTGTGGGTGATGGGCAAAGGCAGCAAAGAGCGACGCTTGCCGATTGGCCGCAACGCGGTGGCCTGGATTGAACACTGGCTGGATCTGCGTGGGCTGTTTGGTGCAGAGGAAAATGCGCTGTTTCTCTCGAAGCTTGGGAAGCGAATTTCGGCGCGCAACGTACAAAAACGTTTCGCCGAGTGGGGCATTAAGCAGGGGTTAAACAGCCACGTCCATCCGCACAAGCTGCGCCATTCGTTTGCGACGCATATGCTTGAATCCAGCGGTGACCTGCGCGGCGTGCAGGAGCTGCTAGGCCACGCCAATTTATCCACTACCCAAATCTATACCCATCTTGATTTTCAACATCTTGCGTCAGTCTATGACTCGGCGCATCCGCGCGCCAAACGGGGGAAATAA
- the yigA gene encoding protein YigA encodes MKQPGEELQEIMTELDDRAVVDYLLRNPEFFIRNARVVEQMRVPHPVRDTVSLVEWHMARSRKHIDQLEENMTLLMEQASNNESLFYRLLNLQARLASAHSLEEFLSRFHRWAREIGLAGATIRLFPDRWRIGAPSGFTHLALNRQTFEPLRIQRLGHEHHYLGPLNGPELLVVLPEAKAIGSVAMSLMGREGDLGVMLFTSRDAHHYEQGQGTHLLQEIALMLPELLERWIERV; translated from the coding sequence ATGAAACAACCAGGGGAAGAACTGCAGGAAATAATGACGGAACTGGATGACCGGGCTGTTGTTGATTATCTGCTGCGCAATCCTGAGTTTTTTATCCGCAATGCACGCGTGGTTGAACAAATGCGCGTGCCGCATCCCGTGCGCGATACCGTGTCGCTGGTTGAATGGCACATGGCGCGTTCGCGTAAACACATCGATCAGCTCGAAGAAAACATGACCCTGCTGATGGAACAGGCCAGCAATAACGAAAGCCTGTTTTATCGTCTGCTGAACTTGCAGGCGCGGCTGGCGTCGGCGCACAGCCTTGAAGAGTTTCTCAGCCGCTTCCACCGCTGGGCGCGTGAAATAGGCCTGGCGGGGGCGACGATTCGTTTATTCCCCGATCGCTGGCGCATCGGCGCGCCGTCCGGTTTTACGCATCTGGCCTTGAATCGTCAAACGTTTGAACCGCTGCGCATCCAGCGTCTTGGGCACGAGCATCACTATCTTGGGCCGCTGAACGGACCTGAGCTGCTGGTAGTTCTGCCGGAAGCCAAAGCGATTGGCTCAGTGGCGATGTCGCTGATGGGGCGTGAAGGCGATCTGGGCGTGATGTTATTCACCAGCCGCGACGCGCACCATTACGAACAGGGACAGGGCACGCATTTGCTGCAGGAAATCGCCCTGATGCTGCCGGAACTGCTGGAGCGTTGGATTGAGCGCGTATGA
- the dapF gene encoding diaminopimelate epimerase: MQFSKMHGLGNDFMVVDAVTQNVFFSPELIRRLADRHVGVGFDQLLVVEPPYDPDLDFHYRIFNADGSEVSQCGNGARCFARFVRLKGLTNKRDICVSTANGRMVLSVTDDELVRVNMGEPNFEPSAVPFRAIKAEKTYIMRASEQTVLCGVVSMGNPHCVIQVDDVDMAAVEILGPIMESHERFPERANIGFMQVMKREHIRLRVYERGAGETRACGSGACAAVAVGISQGLLAEEVRVELPGGRLDIAWKGPGHPLFMTGPAAHVYDGFIHL, from the coding sequence ATGCAGTTCTCTAAAATGCATGGCCTTGGCAACGATTTTATGGTCGTCGACGCGGTAACGCAGAATGTCTTTTTCTCACCCGAGCTGATTCGCCGCCTCGCGGATCGGCATGTGGGCGTCGGTTTTGATCAGCTGCTGGTGGTCGAGCCGCCGTACGATCCGGATCTCGATTTTCACTATCGCATCTTTAATGCGGACGGCAGTGAAGTCTCGCAGTGTGGCAACGGCGCGCGCTGTTTCGCGCGCTTTGTGCGTCTGAAAGGCCTGACTAACAAGCGCGATATCTGCGTTAGCACGGCGAATGGCCGGATGGTGTTAAGCGTCACAGACGATGAGCTGGTGCGCGTGAATATGGGCGAGCCCAACTTCGAGCCATCAGCCGTACCGTTTCGCGCCATCAAAGCGGAAAAGACCTATATTATGCGCGCGTCCGAGCAGACAGTATTGTGCGGCGTCGTCTCAATGGGAAATCCCCACTGCGTGATTCAGGTTGATGATGTTGATATGGCAGCCGTAGAAATCCTCGGCCCCATCATGGAAAGCCACGAGCGCTTTCCGGAGCGGGCGAATATCGGATTTATGCAGGTGATGAAGCGTGAACACATCCGCCTGCGCGTCTATGAGCGCGGCGCTGGCGAAACGCGAGCCTGTGGCAGCGGCGCTTGTGCGGCCGTGGCTGTCGGTATATCGCAAGGTCTACTGGCAGAAGAGGTTCGCGTGGAATTGCCGGGCGGTCGTCTTGATATCGCCTGGAAAGGTCCGGGTCATCCGCTGTTTATGACTGGCCCGGCGGCACATGTTTATGACGGGTTTATCCATCTATGA
- a CDS encoding outer membrane lipoprotein yields MKNVFRTLAVLVTLFSLTGCGLKGPLYFPPADKSAPPPTKPVNSQIESSTPVSNDRGDNGGPSQVNY; encoded by the coding sequence ATGAAAAACGTTTTTCGAACGCTTGCCGTTCTCGTCACTCTGTTTAGCCTGACCGGCTGTGGACTGAAGGGACCGCTCTATTTCCCGCCTGCGGATAAATCCGCGCCACCGCCGACGAAACCGGTGAACAGTCAGATTGAGTCATCCACGCCTGTGAGCAACGATCGCGGCGATAACGGTGGCCCAAGCCAGGTCAATTACTGA
- the cyaY gene encoding frataxin-like protein, which yields MNDSEFHRLADNLWQTIEARLDDWDGDSDIDCEINGGVLTLTFENGSKIIINRQEPLHQVWLATKQGGYHFNLKGDDWICDRSGEMFWDLLEQAATQQAGEAISFRG from the coding sequence ATGAATGACAGTGAATTTCATCGCCTTGCCGATAACTTGTGGCAGACCATCGAAGCGCGTCTGGACGACTGGGATGGCGACAGCGATATTGATTGTGAGATCAACGGCGGCGTGCTGACATTAACCTTCGAGAACGGCAGCAAAATTATTATTAATCGCCAGGAGCCGCTTCATCAGGTGTGGCTGGCAACAAAACAGGGCGGCTACCATTTCAATCTGAAAGGGGACGACTGGATTTGCGACCGTAGCGGCGAGATGTTCTGGGATTTGCTGGAACAGGCGGCGACGCAACAGGCAGGCGAAGCGATCAGTTTCCGAGGTTAA
- a CDS encoding Adenylate cyclase produces MYLYIETLKQRLDAINQLRVDRALAAMGPAFQQVYSLLPTLLHYHHPLMPGYLDGNVPRGICIFTPDETQQHYLSELELYRGMPAQESPEGELPITGIYTMGSTSSVGQSCSSDLDIWVCHQSWLDNEERQLLQRKCSLLESWAASLGVEVSFFLIDENRFRHNESGSLGGEDCGSTQHMLLLDEFYRSAVRLAGKRILWNMVPCEEEEHYDDYVMSLYSQGVLTPNEWLDLGGLSSLSAEEYFGASLWQLYKSIDSPYKAVLKTLLLEAYSWEYPTPRLLAKDIKQRLHDGEIVSFGLDAYCMMLERVTEYLKAIDDHTRLDLVRRCFYLKVCEKLSRERACVGWRREVVSQLVKEWGWDEERLSMLDNRANWKIDQVREAHNELLDAMMQSYRNLIRFARRNNLSVSASPQDIGVLTRKLYAAFEALPGKVTLVNPQISPDLSELNLTFIYVPPGRANRTGWYLYNRAPSMDSIVSHQPLEYNRYLNKLVAWAWFNGLLTSRTRLFIKGNDVVDLAKLQEMVADVSHHFPLRLPAPTPKALYSPCEIRHLAIIVNLEYDPTAAFRNQVVHFDFRKLDVFSFGEQQNCLIGSVDLLYRNSWNEVRTLHFNGEQAMIEALKTILGKMHQDAAPPDSVEVFCYSQHLRGLIRTRVQQLVSECIELRLSSTRHETGRFKALRVSGQTWGLFFERLNVSVQKLENAIEFYGAISHNKLHSLSVQVETNPVSLPQVVDGYASEGIIQFFFEEADDESGFNIYILDETNRAEVYHHCEGSKEDLVRDVSRFYSSSHDRFTYGSSFINFNLPQFYQIVKVDGRAQVIPFRNQVVAAPPMNLDENQPLLQQYFS; encoded by the coding sequence TTGTACCTCTATATTGAGACTCTGAAACAGAGACTGGATGCCATAAATCAATTGCGCGTGGATCGTGCGCTTGCTGCCATGGGACCTGCTTTCCAACAGGTTTACAGTCTGCTGCCAACATTATTGCACTACCACCATCCGCTGATGCCGGGCTACCTTGACGGTAACGTTCCCAGGGGCATCTGCATTTTCACGCCTGATGAAACCCAACAGCATTATCTTAGCGAACTCGAACTTTACCGAGGTATGCCAGCGCAGGAGTCTCCAGAAGGTGAGTTGCCTATTACCGGCATTTACACCATGGGGAGTACCTCATCGGTAGGACAGAGCTGTTCTTCTGATCTGGATATCTGGGTTTGCCATCAATCCTGGCTCGATAACGAAGAGCGTCAGCTGTTGCAGCGTAAATGCAGCCTGCTCGAAAGCTGGGCGGCGTCTCTTGGCGTGGAAGTCAGCTTCTTCCTGATTGATGAAAACCGTTTCCGCCATAATGAAAGTGGCAGTCTGGGTGGTGAAGACTGCGGCTCAACGCAGCACATGTTACTGCTGGATGAATTTTATCGCAGTGCTGTGCGCCTCGCCGGTAAGCGTATTCTTTGGAATATGGTGCCGTGCGAAGAAGAAGAGCATTACGACGATTACGTCATGTCGCTCTATTCGCAGGGTGTGTTAACCCCAAACGAATGGCTGGATTTGGGCGGTTTAAGCTCCCTGTCTGCTGAAGAATACTTTGGCGCAAGCCTGTGGCAGCTCTACAAAAGTATCGATTCACCGTACAAAGCGGTGTTAAAAACGCTGCTGCTTGAGGCATATTCCTGGGAATATCCCACGCCACGCCTGTTGGCAAAAGATATCAAACAGCGTCTGCATGATGGGGAAATTGTCTCCTTCGGGCTTGATGCCTACTGCATGATGCTGGAACGCGTCACTGAATACCTGAAAGCCATCGATGACCACACGCGTCTCGATTTGGTGCGTCGATGTTTCTATCTCAAAGTCTGTGAAAAACTCAGCCGCGAACGCGCATGCGTTGGCTGGCGTCGTGAAGTGGTGAGTCAGCTTGTCAAAGAGTGGGGATGGGACGAAGAACGTCTGTCCATGCTCGATAACCGCGCCAACTGGAAAATCGATCAGGTACGTGAAGCGCACAACGAATTGCTCGATGCGATGATGCAGAGCTACCGTAACCTGATTCGTTTTGCCCGCCGCAATAATCTCAGCGTTTCCGCCAGCCCGCAGGATATCGGTGTTTTGACCCGTAAACTGTACGCAGCGTTTGAAGCGCTGCCTGGCAAAGTCACGCTGGTTAACCCGCAGATTTCACCGGATCTGTCAGAGCTCAATCTGACCTTTATTTATGTCCCGCCAGGTCGCGCGAACCGCACCGGCTGGTATCTCTACAACCGTGCGCCAAGCATGGATTCGATCGTTAGCCATCAGCCGCTGGAATATAACCGCTATCTTAACAAGCTGGTGGCCTGGGCTTGGTTTAACGGCCTGCTGACCTCTCGCACTCGCCTGTTTATTAAGGGCAACGACGTTGTTGATTTAGCCAAGCTGCAGGAGATGGTCGCGGACGTGTCGCATCACTTCCCGCTGCGTCTGCCTGCGCCGACGCCGAAAGCGCTCTACAGCCCGTGTGAAATTCGTCATCTGGCGATTATCGTCAACCTGGAATACGACCCGACGGCGGCGTTCCGCAATCAGGTTGTCCATTTTGATTTCCGCAAGCTGGATGTCTTCAGCTTTGGCGAGCAGCAAAATTGCCTGATTGGTAGCGTTGACCTGCTGTATCGCAACTCGTGGAACGAAGTGCGAACCCTGCATTTCAACGGCGAGCAGGCGATGATTGAGGCGTTAAAAACGATTCTCGGGAAGATGCATCAGGATGCCGCGCCGCCAGACAGCGTCGAAGTGTTCTGCTACAGCCAGCATCTGCGGGGCCTGATCCGTACCCGTGTGCAGCAGCTTGTCTCTGAATGTATTGAACTGCGTCTTTCGAGCACCCGTCATGAAACCGGGCGTTTCAAAGCGCTGCGCGTTTCCGGCCAGACCTGGGGCCTGTTCTTCGAACGCCTGAATGTGTCCGTGCAAAAACTGGAAAACGCGATCGAGTTTTATGGTGCCATCTCGCACAACAAGCTGCACAGCCTGTCCGTTCAGGTCGAAACCAATCCAGTCAGTCTGCCGCAGGTGGTGGATGGCTATGCCAGCGAAGGGATTATTCAGTTCTTCTTCGAAGAGGCGGATGATGAATCTGGATTTAATATTTACATTCTGGATGAAACCAACCGTGCAGAGGTTTATCACCACTGCGAAGGGAGCAAAGAAGATTTGGTTCGCGATGTGAGCCGTTTCTATTCGTCATCGCACGATCGCTTTACCTACGGCTCAAGCTTCATCAACTTTAACTTGCCGCAGTTCTATCAGATTGTGAAAGTCGATGGACGTGCGCAGGTCATTCCGTTCCGTAATCAGGTGGTTGCAGCCCCTCCGATGAACCTGGACGAAAACCAGCCGCTGTTACAGCAGTATTTTTCCTGA
- the hemC gene encoding porphobilinogen deaminase, translating into MLDNVLRIATRQSPLALWQAQYVKQRLEACHQGLRVELVPMVTRGDVILDTPLAKVGGKGLFVKELEIALLENRADIAVHSMKDVPVEFPEGLGLVTICEREDPRDAFVSNHYASLDDLPEGSVVGTSSLRRQCQLAERRPDLVIRSLRGNVGTRLGKLDNGDYDAIILAVAGLKRLGLESRIRVAMPPELCLPAVGQGAVGIECRLDDDRTRALLSPLNHEETAIRVQAERAMNMRLEGGCQVPIGSYAELINGELWLRALVGAPDGSQMVRGERRGLPLDAEMLGVSLAEELLDNGARAILADVYNGEPPA; encoded by the coding sequence ATGTTAGACAATGTTTTGAGAATTGCCACACGCCAAAGCCCACTCGCGCTTTGGCAGGCACAATATGTTAAGCAGCGCCTCGAAGCCTGCCATCAGGGGTTGCGTGTTGAACTGGTACCGATGGTGACGCGCGGCGATGTGATTCTTGATACGCCACTGGCAAAAGTGGGCGGAAAAGGCTTGTTTGTCAAAGAGCTGGAAATCGCACTGCTTGAGAACCGCGCCGATATCGCTGTCCATTCGATGAAGGATGTCCCGGTCGAATTCCCAGAAGGATTAGGGCTGGTGACAATTTGCGAGCGCGAAGATCCCCGCGATGCTTTCGTTTCAAACCACTACGCTTCCCTGGACGATTTGCCGGAAGGAAGCGTGGTTGGCACGTCAAGTTTACGCCGTCAGTGTCAGCTGGCTGAACGCCGCCCCGATTTGGTTATCCGCTCTCTGCGCGGAAACGTCGGCACACGCCTCGGTAAGCTCGATAATGGCGATTATGATGCCATTATTCTGGCGGTCGCTGGCCTTAAGCGCCTTGGGCTGGAATCACGAATTCGTGTCGCCATGCCACCAGAGCTTTGCCTGCCTGCTGTCGGCCAGGGCGCTGTGGGCATTGAATGTCGTCTCGATGACGACCGCACCCGCGCACTGCTTTCACCGTTGAATCACGAGGAAACCGCCATTCGCGTCCAGGCTGAACGGGCGATGAATATGCGTCTTGAAGGCGGCTGTCAGGTTCCGATTGGCAGCTATGCTGAATTGATTAACGGTGAACTTTGGCTGCGCGCATTAGTGGGCGCACCTGACGGTTCACAAATGGTGCGCGGTGAGCGCCGCGGCTTGCCACTAGATGCCGAAATGCTGGGTGTATCACTGGCCGAAGAGCTGCTTGATAACGGCGCGCGCGCGATCCTCGCTGACGTTTATAACGGAGAACCACCAGCATGA
- the hemD gene encoding uroporphyrinogen-III synthase: MNILVTRPSPAGEQLVSRLRTLGQVAWSFPLIEFSPGRELSTLANSLYALQEGDLVFALSQHAVEFAHAQLQQENRRWPTAPRYFAIGRTTALALHTVSGIDVRYPLDREISEVLLQLPELQTVAGKRALILRGNGGRELLGETLTARNAEVTFCECYQRCAKYYDGAEEAMRWHQRGVDTLVVTSGEMLQQLWSLIPQWYRENWLLRCRLLVVSERLANLARELGWQEIRIADNADNDALLRALQ; the protein is encoded by the coding sequence ATGAATATTCTCGTCACCCGCCCGTCTCCCGCAGGAGAGCAATTAGTGAGCCGTCTGCGCACACTTGGGCAGGTGGCATGGAGCTTTCCGCTGATTGAGTTCTCCCCGGGTCGCGAGCTTTCCACGCTCGCCAACTCGCTTTATGCCCTGCAAGAAGGCGATCTCGTTTTCGCTTTGTCACAACATGCCGTGGAGTTTGCGCATGCCCAGTTGCAGCAAGAAAACAGACGCTGGCCGACTGCACCGCGCTATTTTGCCATCGGGCGTACCACCGCTCTGGCATTGCATACCGTCAGTGGAATTGACGTTCGCTATCCATTAGATCGGGAAATCAGCGAAGTCTTGCTACAATTACCTGAATTACAAACTGTTGCTGGAAAGCGCGCGCTGATTCTTCGCGGAAACGGTGGGCGTGAATTATTGGGCGAAACCTTAACGGCACGCAACGCAGAGGTCACGTTCTGCGAGTGCTACCAGCGCTGTGCGAAATATTATGATGGGGCAGAAGAGGCAATGCGCTGGCATCAGCGCGGCGTTGATACACTGGTGGTCACCAGCGGCGAAATGCTGCAACAGCTCTGGTCGCTGATTCCACAATGGTATCGTGAAAACTGGTTACTCCGCTGCCGACTTCTGGTCGTCAGTGAGCGTCTGGCGAACCTGGCCCGGGAATTGGGCTGGCAAGAGATTCGGATCGCTGATAACGCCGACAACGATGCGCTGCTGCGCGCATTACAATAA